The following nucleotide sequence is from Methylocella sp..
TGCGCGCGGCCTCGAGACGGACGTCGCGCACGGAATCGTCGAGCAAGGGGAGGAGATCAACAAGGCTCTCATGAGGCGCGTTCGCATAGGCCGCCGCCGCGCGGCGCACCAGCGGATCGGGGTCGCGCAAGGATGATCGAAGCTTGTCGAGGGAGCCTCCGCGCTGCATTCCATCGAGCCTTGCGAGCGCGCTCGCCCGCGCGATGCCGGGCTGCGTCTGATCGTTCGCCAAAGTCATCAGACGCTCCCGCGCGCCAGGTGCGCCTTCAGTCCCTGCCGCAAGAATCTCGGCGTAGCGCTGGAAGGGTTCATGCGGGACCGGAAACCAGCTCTTGATCTGGTCGGCCGCCCATTGCGCTGGTCTATCGGCGTGGCAATTCGCGCAGGCGTTGGGCGTTCCAAGCGTTGCGTTGAGATCTGGTCGCGGAATGCGCAGGCTGTGGTCGCGCCGTTGGTCGATGACCATATAGGTGCGCTCAGGCATGTGGCACGAGACGCATTCGGCTCCAGCCGATCCTGGCGCGTGGTGATGGTGGTTCGCTACGTCAAATGTCGCGGCGCCGTGGCACTGGAGGCAAACGCCGTTGCCGGCGACTCTAAGCTTCAAGCTATGCGGCTCATGGCAATCGCTGCAGGTGACGCCCGCGTGGAACATGCGGCTCTGCAGGAACGAGCCATATTCGTAGACTTCGTCATGGATCTGGCCATCGGGGAAGTAGAGCCTGTCGTCGAGCAGGGCCACGCGGTGAGAATCGCCGATCGGCGCGCCGGGCGCGGCGTCGCGCCAGATCGGCCCACGCCGCGAATGGCAGAAGGCGCAGGTCTCGATCTCGCTGGTGGTCACGCGCGGCTCGCTGCGCGCGCTGTTCCCGGTCGCAGGATCAAGCGTCCAAGTCACGTTGCGTCTTTCGCCGAGCTGGTTGGTCAACCCCTCGTTTTTGACGCTTTCCCAACCCGGCGCGCGCTTCGCCCAGACGACGTGCCGCGAGCCAGGGCCGTGACAGCTCTCGCAGGCGACGTTGATCTCGGAGAAAGTCGTGGCGTAGCTGTTCGTTTTCGGGTCGAAGTTTCGGCGCAGATTGGTCGTATGGCAATCCGCGCACATATAGTTCCAGTTCTGCTGCAGGCCGGTCCAGTGCAGCGGGTCGCCGGCATGGACGACGTCATGCGGATAGAGGTGGAACCAGCGCTGGCCGCCTTTCTCTTTCTCGCGCGCGTCCCATGCGATGGGCAGGGCCTGCAGCCGCCCGCCGCCGATGTCGACGAGATATTGCTGCAGCGGCATGACTCCGAATGTGAATTTCACCTCATAGTCCTGCAGCGACCCATCTGCTCCGTCTGTGCGGATCATGAAGGCGTCGCCGCGACGAAAGAAGCTGCTGGCCACCCCGCCATAGGCGACATGCGCATCATGAAAATCACCTTGGACCGTGGCGTCGGTCGCATGCTGCATCGCGAGCGCGTGATGCGAACTTTTCCAAGCCGCGGCCTGCGCCTGATGGCATTCGCCGCAGGATTCAGTCCCGGCATAGACCGCCGCCGGAGCAATCGCCGCGGAGGGGCCGGTTGCCGGATTAATTTCGGGGCTCATCTTTGGCAATGGCGATGGCCGGCTTGCGAGGAGATAGCCGCCAGCCAGAACTGCGGCTGCAAAGATTGCGAGGCCCGTGGCGAGCAGCCAGCGGATTCGAGGGGACGAAGAAGCCATCTCCTTCTTCGCTTCCAAGCCGACGCCGTTCGTCTGCGCCGGCGCGATCTTCGGTTGATTCGCCTTGCGAGAATTGCGCCTGCCGCCGCGTCTCGTCACGCTGCCTCCATCGAGATCTTCTTTTGCGTCAGCGTCGCGGATTGCATGCGTCCCGCGCGCCGCCTTTGCGGCGCTCCAACCATAACATATTTCTCGAGGCGAGCGAGCCGTGAGGGTTTCCGTCATCCTTCTGGTCGATAAGCTGACGCACCGGATCGGCGCGTTGGCGGCCGAGCCTCAGCCTGCATGGTAGCGCGACGCCCAACCAAGGGGGAGGGGCTGACAACGAGCCGTCATCCGCGCGCGCTGATTTTGTGCGTTGGTTGCTCCGCGCTCAGCAAGAGGTCATTATAACGGCCAACCACAGTAGCTCGATGGCCTACGCCGTGAGCCGGCGCCCCCTTCCATTCAGAGGCCTCATGAAGCTCTATTCCGAAGACAGTTCGCCATTCTCCGCCCCGGTGCGGGTTGCGATATATGCGAAAGGGTTGGCCATCGAGATCGAACCGCCGCCCGGTGGTTTGCTGTCGGCTAAGTTTCACGCGATCAATTCGGTCGGCACAATTCCTTGCCTTATTCTCGAAGATGGGACGCCGTTGCCGGAATCGGCTGCGATCATGGAATATCTCGAGGATAAGTTTCCCGCGCGCCCACTACGGCCGCCGACGCCGGAAGCCAAGGCCCGAGTGCGCCTGCTGCAACGCATCGGCGAGCTCCATATCACGACGCCGCTGGTCGAACTTTTCCGGCAGGGGGATCCGGCAAGCCGCGATCCGAGCGCGGCCGTGTGGCTGACGCGCCTCGTACGAGGATTATCATCGCTGCAAACCTACGTCGGCGACGAGCCCTTTGCGACAGGTTCGGAGCTGACATTGGCGGACTGCGCGCTGGCGCCGGCCCTATTCATGCTCCCGAAAGTCGCCGCCGCCTATGGTAAACCGGCGCTGCTCGAGGCATATCCGCCGATCGGCCGCTATGTCGCCAGCAGCGGCCGGCACCCGGCGATCCACCGAGTCATAAGCGAAATGGCGCCGACCTGGAAGCTCCAGGACTTGCCGTGACGGATTTTCTTGGCGTCAGGCGGCTTTGTCCGGACGTCGCCGCGTTCGCTCTGCCGCGGATCTGTTCGCGTTTATAGCCTGATCTGGAGAGGCTCGAAGCGAACAGAAAATGGCGACATCTCAGCATGTCCACTGACTTTGAGGCTAGGGGCGACCGAGAAAAGTCCTGACGTCGCGCTCCGCTATCACCTGCGTCAATTTGGATGCTGTTCGCGCCAATGCCGAACCACGGCCAGCGTGTTCTCGATATGCTTGTCCGGCGAGGGATCGGAATAAACGTAGATGACCTTGCCCTCGGGCGCGATGACATAAGATATCCGATTGGCGAGAGCGTCCGCTGCGGCGGTCGCGCCGTTCATCTGGGCGTCATAGGAGCGAATGACTGACGAGGTCGGATCGGCGGCCACCGGAAACTTGTCTCTGCACCCCTCGGTCGAGAATTTGCGCTGCGTCTCGATTGTATCTTTTGACATGCCGATCAAAGTCGCTCCCGCTTGCGCGAAGCTGTCGGCCGCTTCAGCGAATTCATGCGCCTCGATCGTGCAGCCCTGCGTGAACGACTTTGGATAGAAGTAAAGCACCACGGGGCCGTGCTTCAGAGCGTTGGACAGGCTAAAGGTGAAGTCCTTGCCGCCAACTGCCGCCTCGGTGGTGAAGTCGGGAGCGGCGTCGCCCGGTTTCAGCGCCGCTGAGGCGGATGTCGCAAAAAGGCTTCCCAGAATGACCGCTGACGCCGCAATGCGCTTCATATGCCTTCCCCTTTAGATCTCGCGCCCTTTAGATCCCGCGCGCGCAATATGGCCAGCCTCTTTGCGCTGACTCGCGGATGAGCCATACTAGGCAGTAGTGACGAATTACCTGAGCATGATAGCAATAGCGGCGAGCAATACGAAGCCTCGGTAGTTTGCGAGGAGCTTGTCGTATCGGGTTGCGACGCGCCGGAACTGCTTCAGTTTATTGAAGAAACGCTCGACGAGATTGCGCTCCTTGTAGAGCGCCTTGTCGTAGGGGAGCGGCGCGCGGCGATTGGATTTTGATGGGATCACCGGCTCAGCCTCACGCATAAGAACAGCCTTGCGCAAGTGATTGGCGTCATAACCTTTATCGGCGATGATCGCATCGGCCGCAAAGCCTTCGATCAGGGCGTGCGCTTTTGTGATGTCGTTGCGCTGCCCAGGTCCGAGAAGGAGCCGAACGGGGTTGCCGAGTGCGTCTGTCGCGGCGTGGATTTTGGTGCTCAAACCACCGCGAGAGCGGCCCAGGCCTTGGGCATCCGCCCCCCTTTGGCGATCCTTGCGCCGGCCGCGTGCTGATGGGCGCGCACGATTGTTGAGTCGATCATCAGCCATTCGAGATCGGCCTCGGCGGTGAATGCCTCAAGAAATCCGTCCAAGGCGCCGCGCTCGATCCAGCGATAGTAGCGGCGTTTCACCGCCTGATGGTCGCCGAAGCGTTCGGGCAGATCGCGCCAGCGGCCGCCCGAGCGGGCCATCCATAACAGCGCGTCGACGAAGCGTCGATTGTCGCAGCGCGGCCCGCGCTGGCCGGCTCTTCCGCCTGGCACAAGATCACAAAGCCGCTCCCATTGATCGTCTCGCAGCGCATCGACATCCCGAATCATCAAGGCTGATCTCCAAAAATCAGCCTTGAATCATGGAAAGATCCTCGCGAGAATCCCCCAAACGCCGAATTCGTCACCACGGCCTAGCGCTTTATTGATTTGCCGAGGCTTCAATTTCGACGTGATCGAAAAGCGCTCCGGGCGTTTTGATCAGGTCTATGTCGGCGAGGCCAAAACCTTGCGGAGATACCGCAACAAGATGGAAGGTTTTAGGGTCGCCGATAAATTTCGCAAGAGCCGCCCCGAGCGCGCGCGCCGAGGGACTGTCGCCCAGCAAGGCCGGCAAGACGAGGGTAGCGCCCGCCACATCGGCTTGACGCGTTTCATCAACGGATTTTTTCCGAGTCTTCGCTTGAGCGGCCAGCGCTTTGTCGACGATCCCCGCATTAATGATTTGCAGATCCAGTTTTTTAACAAGCAGCTTGCGAGCCGCCTCAAGCGCCGCTTCCTCATCGCTCGATCCAAGATCGCGTGTGACATTAGCGATCAGCCCGGCGAGTTTAAGCGTCCCCATATCGGCGCCTTCGAGCGAGAAAGTCTTGATTTCGAGTTCCCCGGAAGCCGCGGTCCAGGCCAGTTGAAGCCGGCTCGACAAATCAAGCTGTTTATAGCCCATGTCAGCCAGGGTCGTGAACGGTCCGGCCTCGTCGATGGGAGCAGCGAAATGATCAAGCGTCAGATCGACGCCGACCAGCGCGCCGTCATTCTCCTTTTTCCCTTTCGCCTCCAAACGATCGATCTTGAAGGCGGCCGCGGGGGTGATGAGGCTAGATTCCGTCCCATCCGTTTGGGCATCGGTTAAATTGACGTCCAGCTTGGTCAACAGGATTTGCTCGAAGTCGGGCAGAAGATCCTTGTCAATCAGGCTCGGCATAGGAGTGGCGCTGTTCGACGAGTTTTCAGAGCCGGTCAAATTTTTCAAATCGACGCCGCGAAGCGTCAAGCCTTCCAGATTGAATTTTCCCGCGGCGCCAACGAAACCGAGGTTTTGCAATTCCATCGAATTGATCCCGGCGCCGTCGAGCTGCGATATTAAGATGCGCGCCAATGTAAAGCTGGCGCGATCCCCATTGGCGACAAGGGCGAGCCTTATGTCGTTTGCCGCCACGTCGTCGATCTCGAATGCATCCAGAACTTCGCCCAAAAAGGCATTCGGCTTCTCGGCTTCGGAAGAGTTTGGATCGACCTCCGCCCACCGCTTGCGCGGAGGACGGCCCTTGACGCCGGCGGCCGTCATGGATTTGACGTCGAGTTCGAACTGCGCTTTTGCGTTCGCCAAATGAAAGCCATCGATGCTCACCGCAGCATACAGCGGCAGCTTCGGAGCCTCGGCTTGATCCCGCGTTTCCGTTAGAATCCTCGCGGCGAGGACAAGATCGACCGCCTTCGCATGGATCTCGCCATAGGCTCCTTCGGCTTCGCCCCGTTGCGGATCGGAGATCGAAAAGCTCGCGCCAGACGCGCTCGCCGCAGCCGCCTTGCCTTGCGCAAGTCCATTGAGCGCAATGTCTCGATAGACGATCCTCTGCGTCGTCGCGCCGAATTTCGTTTCGGCGATCATTTCCGGAATGATGACCGACGCTGCGGATATTTTGACCAGCCTCTCGGCGATCGGCAGCGGATTGTTTGGATCGAGAATTTGCGCCAAATCGGAGGAGGACAAAGACGAGCCCGAAACGTCGATCCGCTTGATCTTGTAGGTAGAGGCGCCGCTTGTGATCATAACGTCCTCGGCGCTCGCCGAATCGGTCTTAGCCGACGCCGCCGCGATGGGCGAAAGAAGGGGCTCCGCCGCGGCCAGGTTGAGGGCGCCGATGCGAATGAACAGATCCGAAGTTTGCAAGCTGAGGCCGATGATGTGCGCCTCGCGCCGCCAGGGATCGGCGATCACGCGCTCGAATTTCAATCCCGCCTCGCTCGCGACCGATTCAACCGCCCGCTGCGCGACATATCGGTTTACGGCTTCGAGCGATAACGCAGCGAGAGCGAGGACAGCAGCGCCAGCGACCAAAACCCTGAACTTCATGCGGACCTCGCGAACTCTGAAAACAACCTCGCCCAAGCTACAGCTCGCGCCCGGGCCACAGTCTCCGGCTGGTCTTACCGACAACAACAGGGGCAATGCGATGCCGGCCGCATTGCCCCATTTGAAAACCACGCGCCGCCATCGGAATTCTTAAATGGCGAAGCTCGAACCGCAACCGCACGAGGACTTCGCCGCCGGGTTGACGATTTTGAACATCCGGCCCATCAGGTCGTCGATGAAATCGATCTGGCAGCCGCGCAAGAACTCCAACGAGATTTTATCGATCAGCACGGTTGCGCCCTCGCGCTCCAAGACGAGATCGGCGTCGGCGCGTTCACTTTCGATATTATAGGTATAGGTAAAGCCCGAACAGCCGCCGCCATCGACGCCAATGCGCAAGAAAGACCCTTCGGGCTCGCTCTCCAAAATCTCAGCCACGCGCCGCGCAGCCTTCAGGGTCAGCTCTGGGGCTTCGATCACGATTTCGTTCATGAATAATCCTCGATAAGCCGTCGAACCGTTTCGGCGAAAACCGCGCCGTGAACACCGCCCTTGCGTTGCCCACAAAAACAGAACATAGGTCGCACGGTCGGCGACCGCAATAAGTCAAGCTGCGGAATTGAACCTTCATGCAAGCCTTAGCTTTTTCCCCGGCGCGGGCGCGCTATGCCGCCGACGCGGGGCGAACTCGCGGCCGTCTCATAACCGAACCGGCGTCGCCCTCGCGCTCGGAATTCCAGCGCGATCGCGACCGCATCATTCATTCCACCGCCTTCCGCAGGCTGGCGCACAAGACGCAGGTCTTCATTCCGCATGAAGGCGACCATTATCGCACGCGGTTGACCCATTCCCTGGAGGTCGGACAGATCGCGCGCTCGCTGGCGCGCGCCCTCGGCCTTGACGATGATCTCGCCGAAGCGCTCGCCCTCGCCCATGATCTTGGTCACACCCCTTTCGGGCACGCCGGCGAGGATGCTCTCGATTTGGCGACCCGCCCTTATGGCGGATTCGATCACAATGCCCAGACCTTGCGGATCGTCACCAAGCTTGAGCACCGCTACGCTGGTTTTGACGGTCTCAACCTGACCTTTGAAACCCTCGAAGGTCTCGTCAAACACAATGGGCCGCTTCTGCGTCCAGATGGCGCGCCCGTCGCGCGCTACGCCAAACGCGGGCTTCCCGCCGCGCTTGTCGAATATAACGCCATTTTGGACCTAGACCTTGGCCATTTCGCCAGCGCCGAAGCCCAGGCCGCCGCCCTCGCGGACGACATCGCCTACAACGCGCACGACATCGACGACGGCTTGCGCGCGGGACTGATCGATTTGTCTCAAATCGCCGAAGTCGATTTCCTCCGCGACCTTGGCCGGGAGATCGAAAACCGGCACCCGCTTCTCGACCCGGCGCGGACCATCCACGAGCTTGTGCGCCGTCTCATTACCTATTTCATCGAAGACGCGATCGAGGAAAGCCGGAGGCGGATCGAGGCGACCGGGGTTGTGAGCATTGAGGATGTGCGCGCTTTGGGCGAGCCCTTGATCAGTTTCTCTCCCGACGCCAGCAAAGTCGAGCGGTCGATCAAGGATTTTCTGTTTCAGAATATGTACCGCCATCCGCGCCTGATTCGCATTCGTGACCAAGCGGCCGAGATAATTTACAATCTTTTTCCGCAATTTCTTGAAGCGCCGGAACTGATGCCGGGGGAATGGGCCGCGGCAGCGGTCAGGATCGGCGCCGACGAGGGGCGCCGCGCCCGTCTCGTCTGCGACTATATCGCCGGGATGACCGACCGCTACGCCATCGCCGAACATTGGAGGCTTTTTGACGCGGCTCCAGATTTGCGCTAGGGCGCAGGTCGCTGATGCGAAGCGAACGCGATCAACGAAAGCTGGCGGTTCGATTGGAGTTGCGCCTTCGAGAACAGCGATAAACCGCTTTCGCCGAGATGAGCGGCAATTTCCAGACAGTCTTTAACGTCGTAAAACCTCGGCAGAATGGCTGTAAGCCGAAGGCCGGGCCGGAGTAAAATTAACCGACATGAATTTATACGCCGAGTTTCACGAGCGCATAGCGGCGATCTTGCAAAAGATCATCGCGAGCGGCCGTTTGCCAGCAGATCTCGATCTTGAGCGTTTTGTCGTCGAGCCGCCGCGCGATGCCTCGCACGGCGACATGGCCGCTAATGCGGCCATGGTCTACGCCAAAGAGGCTAAGGCGAGCTTTTCCAATCCGCGCCAGCTTGCGGTCGAGATCGCCGTCGCTCTCGCAGAGGATCCCGACGTCGCCGAGGCCGAGGTGGCGGGGCCGGGCTTCATCAATATTCGGCTGAAACCGGAAGTCTATGGGTCGATTTTGCGCGCGGCGCTGGAGCAGGGCCCGGAGTTCGGCCGCCCGGCGGTTGGCGGGCGCGCCGAAAAGATCAATGTCGAATATGTCTCCGCGAATCCAACCGGGCCGATGCATGTCGGGCATGGCCGCGGCGCTGTATTCGGCGATGCGCTCGCCAATCTGCTGAAGTTCGCCCGCAATGAAGTGACGCGCGAATATTACATTAACGATGCTGGAGCGCAGGTCGATGTTTTGGCCCGCTCCGCCTATTTGCGCTATCTGGAGGCGCAGGGAGAGACGATCGGCGAAATTCCCGAGGGGCTTTATCCGGGCGACTATCTGAAAAGCGTCGGCGCCGCGCTGTCGCAGCGTCTTGGCGATAGGCTGCGCGGCCGGCCGGAGGCCGAATGGCTCGAAGAGGTTCGCACTGTCGCGATCGACGCCATGATGGCGATGATCCGGGAAGATCTCGCCGCGCTCAACATAGAGCATGAGGTGTTCTTTTCCGAGCGCTCGCTCACTCGCGGCGAGCGAGGGGATCAAGTCGCCGCCGCGATCGCCGAATTGCGCCGCCGCGGGCTCGTCTATGAAGGGCGCCTGACGCCGCCAAAAGGACAACCGATCGAGGATTGGGAGGACCGCGAACAGACTTTGTTCAGATCGACCGATTTCGGCGATGACGTCGACCGGCCTTTGCTGAAATCGGACGGGTCCTACACTTATTTCGCTTCGGACATCGCTTATCATAAGGCGAAGATCGATGGCGGCTATGCTCTACTGATCGATGTCTGGGGCGCCGATCATGGCGGTTATGTCAAGCGGATGCGCGCCGCCGTCGAGGCACTGTCGCAAGGTCAAACCAGCCTTGACGTCAAGCTTTGCCAACTCGTCAAATTGATGCGTCATGGCGAGCCGGTGAAAATGTCCAAACGGTCAGGGGATTTTGTCACCCTGCGCGAAGTCGTCGATGAGGTCGGCGTCGACGCGGTTCGCTTCATGATGCTGTTTCGCAAGAATGACGCGCCTTTGGAGTTTGATCTCGCAAAGGTTATCGAACAGTCGAAGGATAATCCTGTATTCTATGTCCAATATGCTCACGCGCGGGCAAAATCTGCGCTGCGCCAAGGGCTTGCGACGATTCCTGGACTTGATCTGTCAACCAGTGCGTTGGCGGCGGCCGAGTTTAGTCTGCTGCAGGATCAAGGCGAACTTGAGCTGATGAAGCTCGTCGCGCAATTTCCCCGCGTCATCGAGGCTGCTGCGCTGGCGCATGAGCCGCATCGGGTGGCGTTTTACCTGCATGATCTGGCTTCAAGTTTGCATTCACATTGGACGCGGGGCAAAGATCAGCCACAATTACGATTTCTTAATGAAGAAATGCCAAATCTAACCATTGCAAGGCTGGCACTGGTAAGGGTATTGGCGAACCTTCTCTCGTCCGGCCTTGGTATTCTCGGGGTAGGCGCTCCCGACGAGATGCGATAGACCGCATCATTTCTTCGTCGAAGGCATCGAAGCGCGGTCTAAGCGGCGCAAAAGTCGCAAGCCCACTAAAGAAAACATAATCGCCACTAGAGACAAGTCCGCAAGGGGCAGGCCCCGGCGCGGGCTCCACATCCGCAAGACGTCGCCGGCTTTGGAAGCTGCGCGTCGATGCGGCAGGAGGTTTAAAGAGCATGCCTGATCCTGTTGCGAAGCGGCGCCCTATGATTGATCTTGAGCAATTCGAGAGGCGTTTGCGCCAGCCGAACGCCGCGAATCGCACCGACGAGGATCCGTTGGTGGAGCTTGCTCGTCTCGTAGGCAGACATGATGATCCATATAAGGCTGTCTTCGAACCTCAGCCTCAGCACGAACCACAAAATCATCATGCCCAAGATCATCATGCCGTTGAGGCATGGGATGAGGTTGAGGCAAACGATCTGAGCGCGCAAGACCGTCTCATCAACGGCGATTTCGCCGCGATAGAGGCCGGACTGCTTGGCGCGCGGCAACAGCAAGGCTTGCCTTCGGATGAAGATCTGAGCGCGTTCCGAGGCGATGATTCGGATCATTGGCGCTACGGCGATGACGCAGGGCTGCCGCCGACAGGCGCCGGCCCTGATGACGAGACCAGATCGCGCCGCCCGCTCTATTTGATGGCGGCGATCATCATTGTTGGAATTATCGGCATAGGCGCCAGTTTCGCCCTGAAAGGAGGGGCATCCGGCTCCCACGAGATCGCTACCATCAAGGCCGCCAGCGGACCGGCCAAGATTCAGCCGGAAACGACCGCCAGCGCGGATGTTCCCAATCAGGACGCCTCAATTCTGAACCGGTCGCCTCAACCCCAGCCTGTCGCTGTCGCCGATAATGCCGAGCAGCCCGTCGATCTGTCGCAGATGCCGGAAAAGGCGCCGCGCGTCATCGCTTTGGGCGGGTTGAAGCCTGGCGCGGCAGGCGTTTCGGCGTCGCCCACGTCGGCGCAGACGCAGCCGCAGGGGCAGTCCGACGGCCTCAGCATCGCCAGCCTTATCGAACCGAAGAAAGTTAAGACAATCTCGGTTCGCCCGGATGGAACATTGCTGCCGAATGACAGAGCGCCCCAGACGGTAGCGTCAATTGCGCCTCAGCTCCCTGCCCATGCGGCTGCAGCGGCCCCCATCGCCAAGGCCGCAACGCCCAAGTCGACGGCCCGCGTCGCGACGACGCCAAAGCCGGTTGTCGCCGCAGCGCCCGACGCCGCGGCGCAAAGCGCTCCCGCAAAGCCAACGCAAGTCGCCGAGGCCGCGCCGGTTGCACCGACCCAAGGCGGCGGCGGAGCTTTCTCCGTGCAGCTCGCGGCTCCCGACTCCGAACAAGAAGCGCGCGAGATTCAGCTTAAGCTGATGAAGAAATACGGCGGCGAAATCGCGGGCTTCCACCCGGCGATTCGCAAAGCGATGAACGGCGACAAGACAGTTTATCGCGTCCGTTCCGTCGGTCTTTCCAAAGAAGAAGCCACCGCCCTTTGCCAAAAAGTTCAGAGCAGCGGCGGCAATTGCTTCGTCGCGAAGAACTGAATCTGCCAATGCCGAGCGAAAAACGCGGGATTTGATGAAACGGCGTGAGGCGGGATGTCGTCTCGCCGAGGTTTAGACGGGTAACTGTGGATACGAAGGGCCGCCTCGACCGGCTGGTTGCGATCTTGGCCTGATCGCGTCAAGGTTGGGGAGTGAGTCGGAGAGGTCTGTGGGAGCTCTTTTTGGAATTTGATTTCGAGCAAAAACCAGTCAAGGACGAGGACGATGCCTCCTTCGTCGTTGATGTCGAGGGCTTTGAAGGGCCGCTCGATCTGCTGCTCGATCTGGCCCGCAGGCAAAAGGTTGATCTGCAAAAGATTTCCGTCCTGGCGCTAGCGGAGCAATATCTCGAATTCATCGAAGCCGCGCGCAGCCTCCGTCTCGAGCTTGCGGCGGATTATCTCGTGATGGCTGCATGGCTCGCTTATTTGAAATCGCGACTTCTCCTCCCTCATGCGGCCAAGGGCGAGGAACCGGCGGCGGAAGAACTGGCTGAAGCGCTGCAGCTTCGCCTGCGACGTCTTGAGGCGATCCGCGCCGCCGCAGAGGCGCTTGTCAACCGGCCGCGTCTCGGACGCGATACATTTTCGCGCGGGCAGCCGGAGCACATCGATCCCGATGGCGCGCCGCAATGGCAGGCGAGCCTCTATGATCTGCTCTCGGCCTATGCGCATCGACGTCAGAAACATGCGCTCACTCACGTTACGCTTAAGCATCGCTTTGTCTGGTCGCTCGCTCAAGCGCGCGGCGAACTCGAGAAACTGGCCGGGCGGGCGCTCGACTGGACCACGCTCGATTCTTTCCTGATCGCTTTTTGCTCGACGCCGGAGATGCGCCGCTCGGTGCGGGCCTCCTCTCTCTCCGCTTCGCTTGAAATGGCGCGCGAGGGAGAAATCCTGATCCGCCAGGACAAGGCTTTCGCGCCGCTCTGGATCAAAGCAAAGACACCCGCTCAGGAAGCGGTCGGTCCGCAGGTGGTCACATTATGAAACGGGAAGCAGGGTTTGCCTTGGGCGACATCGCCAGACTTTTTCCCGATCCTGCGGGCGACCCGCCCTTGCCGGAGGAGGAGAAGGTCAGCCCGGCGATGGCCGAGGCCATGCGCATCGCCGAGGCGCTTCTTTTTGCGGCGCCGGGACCGCTGGCTGAACCCGAGATTGAGAAACGATTGCCGCGCGGCGTCACGGCGCGAGAGGTTTTGGAGGTTCTGAGGACGAGTTACAGTTCGCGCGGCGTCAACTTGGTGCGGGTCGGCGGCAAATGGATGTTTCGGACCGCGACTGACCTCGCCTGGTTGCTCGCCGGCGGTGAGCGCGAGCAGAGACGGTTATCGCGCGCAGCGCTCGAAACCCTCGCGATCGTCGCCTATCATCAACCGGTCACTCGCGCCGAGATCGAGGATATTCGCGGAGTTGCAATCTCCAAAGGGACGTTGGACGTTCTGATTGAAACCGGCTGGGTTCGCCTGCGCGGACGCAGACGCGCGCCGGGCCGTCCGATTACCTATGGCACCACGACGGATTTTCTCATTCAGTTTGGTCTTGAGGCGATCACGGATCTGCCCGGACTCGAAGAACTGAAAGGCGCTGGCCTTTTCGATGGCCGCATTCCGCCCAGTTTCGCCGTCCCGCGTCCGTCCGACTCGGAGGAGCTTAGCGCCGACGAAGATCCGCTGGAAAATGATGCGGTCGCGGAGTTTGAGTCTGACCTTGCGGAGGCGGAAGCGGATGGTCCGCCGGATGAAGAGCCGGTTGGCGATTAAAGCCGTCGCCCACCCAACAGGCCTCTTAGAACAGCGCAGATGCTTTGATCAAAATTTGCGCGCGAGCGGTCAAAGAAAATCCGGCTTGATCGTGAGTTTGCGCTCCATCCAGCCGGGCGTCGGCAGATTTTTCGAGCGCAAAAACTCTGGATTGAAAAGTTTCGATTGATAGCGCGCGCCGGAGTCGCAAAGGAGCGTTACGATTGTCTTGCCAGGGCCTAGTTGCTTCGCCAAGCGGATCGCGCCAGCGATGTTGACGCCCGACGAACCGCCAAGAAGCAGTCCTTCCTCCTCCGCTAGGTCGAAAACAATCGGCAACGCTTC
It contains:
- the argS gene encoding arginine--tRNA ligase; this encodes MNLYAEFHERIAAILQKIIASGRLPADLDLERFVVEPPRDASHGDMAANAAMVYAKEAKASFSNPRQLAVEIAVALAEDPDVAEAEVAGPGFINIRLKPEVYGSILRAALEQGPEFGRPAVGGRAEKINVEYVSANPTGPMHVGHGRGAVFGDALANLLKFARNEVTREYYINDAGAQVDVLARSAYLRYLEAQGETIGEIPEGLYPGDYLKSVGAALSQRLGDRLRGRPEAEWLEEVRTVAIDAMMAMIREDLAALNIEHEVFFSERSLTRGERGDQVAAAIAELRRRGLVYEGRLTPPKGQPIEDWEDREQTLFRSTDFGDDVDRPLLKSDGSYTYFASDIAYHKAKIDGGYALLIDVWGADHGGYVKRMRAAVEALSQGQTSLDVKLCQLVKLMRHGEPVKMSKRSGDFVTLREVVDEVGVDAVRFMMLFRKNDAPLEFDLAKVIEQSKDNPVFYVQYAHARAKSALRQGLATIPGLDLSTSALAAAEFSLLQDQGELELMKLVAQFPRVIEAAALAHEPHRVAFYLHDLASSLHSHWTRGKDQPQLRFLNEEMPNLTIARLALVRVLANLLSSGLGILGVGAPDEMR
- a CDS encoding SPOR domain-containing protein, giving the protein MIDLEQFERRLRQPNAANRTDEDPLVELARLVGRHDDPYKAVFEPQPQHEPQNHHAQDHHAVEAWDEVEANDLSAQDRLINGDFAAIEAGLLGARQQQGLPSDEDLSAFRGDDSDHWRYGDDAGLPPTGAGPDDETRSRRPLYLMAAIIIVGIIGIGASFALKGGASGSHEIATIKAASGPAKIQPETTASADVPNQDASILNRSPQPQPVAVADNAEQPVDLSQMPEKAPRVIALGGLKPGAAGVSASPTSAQTQPQGQSDGLSIASLIEPKKVKTISVRPDGTLLPNDRAPQTVASIAPQLPAHAAAAAPIAKAATPKSTARVATTPKPVVAAAPDAAAQSAPAKPTQVAEAAPVAPTQGGGGAFSVQLAAPDSEQEAREIQLKLMKKYGGEIAGFHPAIRKAMNGDKTVYRVRSVGLSKEEATALCQKVQSSGGNCFVAKN
- a CDS encoding ScpA family protein; this encodes MEFDFEQKPVKDEDDASFVVDVEGFEGPLDLLLDLARRQKVDLQKISVLALAEQYLEFIEAARSLRLELAADYLVMAAWLAYLKSRLLLPHAAKGEEPAAEELAEALQLRLRRLEAIRAAAEALVNRPRLGRDTFSRGQPEHIDPDGAPQWQASLYDLLSAYAHRRQKHALTHVTLKHRFVWSLAQARGELEKLAGRALDWTTLDSFLIAFCSTPEMRRSVRASSLSASLEMAREGEILIRQDKAFAPLWIKAKTPAQEAVGPQVVTL
- the scpB gene encoding SMC-Scp complex subunit ScpB codes for the protein MAEAMRIAEALLFAAPGPLAEPEIEKRLPRGVTAREVLEVLRTSYSSRGVNLVRVGGKWMFRTATDLAWLLAGGEREQRRLSRAALETLAIVAYHQPVTRAEIEDIRGVAISKGTLDVLIETGWVRLRGRRRAPGRPITYGTTTDFLIQFGLEAITDLPGLEELKGAGLFDGRIPPSFAVPRPSDSEELSADEDPLENDAVAEFESDLAEAEADGPPDEEPVGD